In a single window of the Acetivibrio clariflavus DSM 19732 genome:
- a CDS encoding YcdB/YcdC domain-containing protein: protein MYKKIAFILAVAVLTIACMPAYTFAADEGLEKAIKTVKQYFSIPDNFTEFDYGINSAGDRKIWQLNWTSKDGDGLVGASVDSNGDIISYIFYDNTDYNSSKKIPKISRQEAQAKAEEIIKKINPGIFENLKFVDSFAYQGMLNDDAYYFTYIRTHNGIPLPENNICVGINRNTGEVRQYTKQWNNDTVFPSSEKALSIEEAQKAYIENLGLRLTYYSRNNGDKTEVYAAYTPIFESDYYIDAITGEKVYLGYSYNGAEEWSYDGALKNVAVGRGETVALSPQEIDAINEVSKLLTQEEAEKKVREIKLFELDENYIVNSASLSTSWTSKNDFAWNLYFEKEVSGTNKEYDFLYIAVDAKTGEIRSFSRPFSNIEDIEPKFDKEASKAEVEKVIKELQPEKFAQTEYQELYNDRIYNNTNEKPKTYGFSYVRKVNGVLFPENNISVTFDAVNGKIVNFYTRWSEVDFPSVEKVIPLSEIYEKLFSEIGLKLQYRIDTNAQNNSEELAYEKIDIIQAYNKNIKLRLIYAFDEGKPIRFDAFSGEILDYEGKPYKENKIQEYNDISGHYAEDIIKLLAEMGIALEGPEFKPNEEIKQKDFLLLISQIIDGGYRFFGKTALKENKEIEDLYTLLIREGIVKQNEKDPEAPLTREESVKFIIRVLRYDKIAELTDIFNCTFKDKDDISSDLIGYVVLAKGLKLVSGDGEYFRPKNKLTRADAILIIYNYLNIL, encoded by the coding sequence TTGTATAAGAAGATTGCATTTATTTTGGCAGTTGCCGTTCTTACAATTGCATGCATGCCGGCTTATACCTTTGCAGCCGATGAAGGACTTGAAAAGGCAATAAAAACTGTAAAACAGTATTTCTCAATTCCGGATAATTTCACGGAATTCGACTACGGGATAAACAGCGCAGGAGACAGGAAGATATGGCAGCTCAATTGGACATCTAAAGACGGAGACGGTTTGGTTGGAGCCAGTGTGGACAGCAATGGCGATATTATCAGCTACATTTTCTACGATAACACTGACTACAATAGTTCCAAAAAGATTCCGAAAATAAGCAGACAGGAAGCGCAGGCTAAAGCGGAGGAAATTATAAAAAAGATTAACCCTGGGATTTTTGAAAATTTGAAGTTTGTAGACAGCTTTGCTTATCAGGGAATGCTTAATGATGATGCTTATTATTTTACTTACATAAGAACTCACAATGGCATACCTTTACCTGAAAATAACATTTGTGTTGGAATTAACCGCAATACCGGTGAAGTTCGACAATACACCAAGCAATGGAATAATGATACCGTTTTCCCTTCTTCGGAAAAGGCTTTAAGTATTGAAGAAGCTCAAAAGGCATATATTGAGAACCTTGGATTGAGGCTTACATATTACTCCAGAAATAATGGGGATAAAACTGAAGTATATGCAGCCTATACGCCGATATTTGAATCTGACTATTATATAGATGCTATTACCGGCGAAAAGGTTTATCTAGGATATAGTTATAACGGTGCAGAGGAATGGAGCTATGATGGAGCTTTAAAGAATGTTGCTGTAGGTAGGGGAGAGACAGTAGCACTTTCTCCGCAAGAAATTGATGCCATTAATGAAGTATCAAAGCTTCTTACCCAGGAAGAGGCAGAAAAGAAAGTAAGGGAGATAAAATTATTTGAACTCGATGAAAATTATATTGTAAATAGTGCCAGTTTAAGTACCAGCTGGACTTCTAAAAATGATTTTGCATGGAATTTATATTTTGAAAAAGAAGTTTCAGGAACCAACAAGGAATACGATTTTCTGTATATCGCTGTTGATGCTAAAACCGGAGAAATAAGGAGCTTTAGCAGACCTTTCAGCAATATAGAAGATATAGAACCTAAATTTGACAAGGAAGCATCAAAAGCTGAAGTTGAAAAAGTAATAAAAGAATTGCAGCCGGAGAAGTTTGCACAAACCGAATATCAGGAACTGTATAATGACAGGATATATAATAATACAAACGAGAAACCGAAGACTTATGGTTTCAGTTATGTAAGAAAGGTTAACGGAGTCCTGTTCCCTGAAAACAATATATCGGTTACCTTTGATGCGGTTAACGGAAAGATTGTAAATTTCTATACCCGCTGGTCTGAAGTGGATTTTCCGTCGGTGGAAAAGGTAATACCCTTAAGTGAGATTTATGAAAAATTATTCAGTGAAATAGGATTAAAACTTCAATACCGCATAGATACCAATGCGCAAAATAATTCCGAAGAACTTGCTTATGAAAAAATAGATATAATCCAGGCTTATAATAAAAATATAAAATTAAGGCTTATATATGCTTTTGATGAGGGCAAACCGATAAGGTTCGATGCTTTTTCCGGTGAAATACTTGACTATGAAGGAAAGCCATACAAAGAAAATAAAATACAAGAATATAATGATATTTCGGGACATTACGCAGAAGATATTATAAAACTTCTGGCAGAAATGGGAATAGCCCTTGAGGGACCTGAATTTAAACCTAATGAGGAGATAAAACAGAAAGATTTCCTCTTGCTGATTTCTCAAATTATAGACGGCGGTTACCGGTTCTTTGGAAAGACAGCTTTGAAGGAAAATAAAGAAATTGAAGATTTATATACCCTGCTGATTAGAGAGGGAATTGTAAAACAGAATGAAAAGGATCCCGAAGCACCGTTGACAAGAGAAGAGAGTGTAAAATTCATCATAAGAGTATTAAGATATGATAAAATAGCAGAACTTACAGATATTTTTAACTGTACTTTCAAAGATAAAGATGATATAAGTTCTGATCTTATAGGTTATGTGGTATTGGCTAAGGGACTTAAGTTAGTAAGTGGAGATGGAGAATATTTCAGACCTAAGAATAAGCTGACAAGAGCTGATGCAATACTTATAATTTACAATTATCTTAATATATTATAA